The DNA region GAAGAAAGTGAAGAGAGTGAATTCGCGGCCGCCCTACGCCACCTTCTCCATGATCCGCACCTCGCCCGGCGCCGCCGCCGCGAACGCCTCCGCGTCCTCGCGCGTGCCTATGTGCTCGCCCCAGTGCATCGGCACCGCCACCCGCGGCGCGATCCGCCGCGCCGCCTCCGCGGCCTCGCGGGCGGTCATCACGTAGGTGCCGCTCACGGGCAGGAGGGCCACGTCCACACCGGCAACCGCGTCCATCTCCGGGATCACGTCCGTATCGCCGGCGTGGTAGAGGCGCTCGCCACGCACGTTCAGGTCGTAGCCCACGAAGCCGGCGCCCGGCGGGTGGAAGACGTTGCCATCAGGGTCGCGCTTCGACGTGTTGTAAGCAGCCACGGCCGCCACCGCCACGCCGCGCACGAGCTCGTCCTCGAGCATCTCCCCGGGCGCGATCGACAACACGT from Thermoleophilaceae bacterium includes:
- a CDS encoding MBL fold metallo-hydrolase, giving the protein KADLILVTHGHYDHFSPQDLERLSHKGTWLVAPAAVAERVSGNVLSIAPGEMLEDELVRGVAVAAVAAYNTSKRDPDGNVFHPPGAGFVGYDLNVRGERLYHAGDTDVIPEMDAVAGVDVALLPVSGTYVMTAREAAEAARRIAPRVAVPMHWGEHIGTREDAEAFAAAAPGEVRIMEKVA